The following coding sequences lie in one Trichomycterus rosablanca isolate fTriRos1 unplaced genomic scaffold, fTriRos1.hap1 scaffold_118, whole genome shotgun sequence genomic window:
- the LOC134304818 gene encoding calcium-dependent protein kinase 5-like isoform X3 has protein sequence MAEKQKRRENQRASLMQRFFCWPVCLTRPRTSSQDDLNEDSRQKYDVDRENRIVMEGFLFKRASNVFKTWNRRWFMIKDNQLIYKSKSKREATVLIEDVRLCRIEHSENIRHSFHFQLVSPTKRCFLKADSEEIGQAWMKVIQNIITKPDDADRSDSSETLDRKSSSSSAVSSESDQHQKASEASASVAEISLGEVIFECAAELNDSDSSVESGGKYSTYSFSGVCSVGAEEEILSDEESPEDPTTSVHFFNILNHEESFDCCYTVGELLGEGGCGAVYAGVCNADGKQVAVKYVLKDPRDRFITIPGETYPLPVEVALMKMVFKPPHCNSVLKLLDWFDTPEHYILILERPIPCMDLFDFIQQFPMNEAVAQLIMWQVVLAAIHCHDCGVFHRDIKPENLLVNTETLEVKLIDFGCGDLHKETAYTSFSGTESYAPPEWIVEKEMYGCPATVWSLGVLLHTIVCGEMPFGDEVEIVDGGLDFLPELSDSICVDEDYRKKTVCVKDLK, from the exons ATGGCTGAGAAACAGAAGAGACGTGAGAACCAACGTGCTTCTTTAATGCAGAGATTCTTTTGTTGGCCGGTTTGTCTGACCCGTCCTCGGACGTCTTCTCAGGACGACCTGAATGAGGACAGCAGACAGAAATACGATGTGGACAGAGAGAACAGGATCGTTATGGAGGGATTTCTGTTCAAGAGGGCCAGCAATGTGTTTAAGACATGGAACAG GCGCTGGTTTATGATTAAGGACAATCAGCTCATTTACAAGAGCAAGTCTAAG cgtgaggcgactgtgctgaTAGAAGATGTGAGATTGTGTAGGATTGAACACTCTGAGAACATCAGACACAGCTTTCACTTCCAGCTGGTTTCACCCACTAA gaggTGTTTTTTGAAAGCTGATTCAGAGGAGATTGGACAGGCTTGGATGAAAGTAATACAGAACATCATTACCAAGCCTGATGATGCTGACAGATCAGACAGCTCGGAG ACACTAGACAGGAAGTCGTCATCATCATCTGCAGTTAGTTCAGAATCAGATCAGCACCAAAAAGCATCTGAAGCTTCAG CCTCTGTAGCTGAGATCAGCCTTGGTGAAGTGATCTTTGAATGTGCTGCTGAGTTGAATGACTCTGATTCCTCTGTTGAGAGCGGTGGTAAGTATAGTACATACAGCTTTTCAGGGGTTTGTTCTGTAGGTGCAGAAGAAGAAATCCTGAGTGATGAAGAAAGCCCAGAGGATCCAACCACCAGCGTTCATTTCTTCAACATCCTGAACCATGAAG agagttttgatTGTTGCTACACTGTGGGAGAGCTGCTGGGAGAAGGAGGCTGTGGTGCGGTTTATGCTGGTGTTTGTAATGCAGATGGGAAACAG GTTGCTGTGAAATATGTGCTGAAGGACCCCCGCGACAGATTCATCACTATT CCTGGAGAGACGTACCCACTTCCTGTGGAGGTGGCGTTAATGAAGATGGTATTCAAGCCACCTCACTGTAATTCTGTGCTGAAACTACTGGATTGGTTTGACACGCCCGAGCACTACATCCTAATCCTGGAGCGACCCATCCCCTGTATGGACCTCTTTGACTTCATTCAGCAGTTCCCAATGAATGAAGCTGTGGCTCAGCTCATCATGTGGCAGGTGGTTCTGGCTGCAATTCACTGCCATGATTGTGGAGTTTTTCACCGGGACATCAAGCCAGAAAATCTTCTGGTGAACACTGAGACACTGGAGGTCAAGCTGATCGACTTTGGCTGTGGGGACTTACACAAGGAAACAGCGTACACCTCATTTTCAG GCACTGAGTCATACGCTCCACCTGAGTGGATAGTTGAGAAGGAAATGTATGGCTGCCCTGCTACTGTGTGGAGTCTGGGCGTACTCCTGCACACCATAGTTTGTGGAGAGATGCCGTTCGGGGATGAAGTGGAGATTGTTGATGGGGGCCTGGACTTTTTACCTGAACTTTCTGACA GCATCTGCGTGGATGAAGATTATAGAAagaagactgtgtgtgtgaaagaccttaaataa
- the LOC134304818 gene encoding serine/threonine-protein kinase pim-2-like isoform X2 has translation MAEKQKRRENQRASLMQRFFCWPVCLTRPRTSSQDDLNEDSRQKYDVDRENRIVMEGFLFKRASNVFKTWNRRWFMIKDNQLIYKSKSKREATVLIEDVRLCRIEHSENIRHSFHFQLVSPTKRCFLKADSEEIGQAWMKVIQNIITKPDDADRSDSSETLDRKSSSSSAVSSESDQHQKASEASASVAEISLGEVIFECAAELNDSDSSVESGGKYSTYSFSGVCSVGAEEEILSDEESPEDPTTSVHFFNILNHEESFDCCYTVGELLGEGGCGAVYAGVCNADGKQVAVKYVLKDPRDRFITIPGETYPLPVEVALMKMVFKPPHCNSVLKLLDWFDTPEHYILILERPIPCMDLFDFIQQFPMNEAVAQLIMWQVVLAAIHCHDCGVFHRDIKPENLLVNTETLEVKLIDFGCGDLHKETAYTSFSGTESYAPPEWIVEKEMYGCPATVWSLGVLLHTIVCGEMPFGDEVEIVDGGLDFLPELSDTCYHLISRCLEKQPEKRLSLKEILQHEWFTENSMRHLRG, from the exons ATGGCTGAGAAACAGAAGAGACGTGAGAACCAACGTGCTTCTTTAATGCAGAGATTCTTTTGTTGGCCGGTTTGTCTGACCCGTCCTCGGACGTCTTCTCAGGACGACCTGAATGAGGACAGCAGACAGAAATACGATGTGGACAGAGAGAACAGGATCGTTATGGAGGGATTTCTGTTCAAGAGGGCCAGCAATGTGTTTAAGACATGGAACAG GCGCTGGTTTATGATTAAGGACAATCAGCTCATTTACAAGAGCAAGTCTAAG cgtgaggcgactgtgctgaTAGAAGATGTGAGATTGTGTAGGATTGAACACTCTGAGAACATCAGACACAGCTTTCACTTCCAGCTGGTTTCACCCACTAA gaggTGTTTTTTGAAAGCTGATTCAGAGGAGATTGGACAGGCTTGGATGAAAGTAATACAGAACATCATTACCAAGCCTGATGATGCTGACAGATCAGACAGCTCGGAG ACACTAGACAGGAAGTCGTCATCATCATCTGCAGTTAGTTCAGAATCAGATCAGCACCAAAAAGCATCTGAAGCTTCAG CCTCTGTAGCTGAGATCAGCCTTGGTGAAGTGATCTTTGAATGTGCTGCTGAGTTGAATGACTCTGATTCCTCTGTTGAGAGCGGTGGTAAGTATAGTACATACAGCTTTTCAGGGGTTTGTTCTGTAGGTGCAGAAGAAGAAATCCTGAGTGATGAAGAAAGCCCAGAGGATCCAACCACCAGCGTTCATTTCTTCAACATCCTGAACCATGAAG agagttttgatTGTTGCTACACTGTGGGAGAGCTGCTGGGAGAAGGAGGCTGTGGTGCGGTTTATGCTGGTGTTTGTAATGCAGATGGGAAACAG GTTGCTGTGAAATATGTGCTGAAGGACCCCCGCGACAGATTCATCACTATT CCTGGAGAGACGTACCCACTTCCTGTGGAGGTGGCGTTAATGAAGATGGTATTCAAGCCACCTCACTGTAATTCTGTGCTGAAACTACTGGATTGGTTTGACACGCCCGAGCACTACATCCTAATCCTGGAGCGACCCATCCCCTGTATGGACCTCTTTGACTTCATTCAGCAGTTCCCAATGAATGAAGCTGTGGCTCAGCTCATCATGTGGCAGGTGGTTCTGGCTGCAATTCACTGCCATGATTGTGGAGTTTTTCACCGGGACATCAAGCCAGAAAATCTTCTGGTGAACACTGAGACACTGGAGGTCAAGCTGATCGACTTTGGCTGTGGGGACTTACACAAGGAAACAGCGTACACCTCATTTTCAG GCACTGAGTCATACGCTCCACCTGAGTGGATAGTTGAGAAGGAAATGTATGGCTGCCCTGCTACTGTGTGGAGTCTGGGCGTACTCCTGCACACCATAGTTTGTGGAGAGATGCCGTTCGGGGATGAAGTGGAGATTGTTGATGGGGGCCTGGACTTTTTACCTGAACTTTCTGACA CTTGCTACCATCTGATAAGTAGGTGTCTGGAGAAACAGCCTGAAAAACGTCTCAGCCTTAAAGAAATCCTTCAGCATGAGTGGTTTACAGAGAACAGTATGAG GCATCTGCGTGGATGA
- the LOC134304818 gene encoding serine/threonine-protein kinase pim-2-like isoform X1, which translates to MAEKQKRRENQRASLMQRFFCWPVCLTRPRTSSQDDLNEDSRQKYDVDRENRIVMEGFLFKRASNVFKTWNRRWFMIKDNQLIYKSKSKREATVLIEDVRLCRIEHSENIRHSFHFQLVSPTKRCFLKADSEEIGQAWMKVIQNIITKPDDADRSDSSETLDRKSSSSSAVSSESDQHQKASEASASVAEISLGEVIFECAAELNDSDSSVESGGKYSTYSFSGVCSVGAEEEILSDEESPEDPTTSVHFFNILNHEESFDCCYTVGELLGEGGCGAVYAGVCNADGKQVAVKYVLKDPRDRFITIPGETYPLPVEVALMKMVFKPPHCNSVLKLLDWFDTPEHYILILERPIPCMDLFDFIQQFPMNEAVAQLIMWQVVLAAIHCHDCGVFHRDIKPENLLVNTETLEVKLIDFGCGDLHKETAYTSFSGTESYAPPEWIVEKEMYGCPATVWSLGVLLHTIVCGEMPFGDEVEIVDGGLDFLPELSDTCYHLISRCLEKQPEKRLSLKEILQHEWFTENSMRLGHLRG; encoded by the exons ATGGCTGAGAAACAGAAGAGACGTGAGAACCAACGTGCTTCTTTAATGCAGAGATTCTTTTGTTGGCCGGTTTGTCTGACCCGTCCTCGGACGTCTTCTCAGGACGACCTGAATGAGGACAGCAGACAGAAATACGATGTGGACAGAGAGAACAGGATCGTTATGGAGGGATTTCTGTTCAAGAGGGCCAGCAATGTGTTTAAGACATGGAACAG GCGCTGGTTTATGATTAAGGACAATCAGCTCATTTACAAGAGCAAGTCTAAG cgtgaggcgactgtgctgaTAGAAGATGTGAGATTGTGTAGGATTGAACACTCTGAGAACATCAGACACAGCTTTCACTTCCAGCTGGTTTCACCCACTAA gaggTGTTTTTTGAAAGCTGATTCAGAGGAGATTGGACAGGCTTGGATGAAAGTAATACAGAACATCATTACCAAGCCTGATGATGCTGACAGATCAGACAGCTCGGAG ACACTAGACAGGAAGTCGTCATCATCATCTGCAGTTAGTTCAGAATCAGATCAGCACCAAAAAGCATCTGAAGCTTCAG CCTCTGTAGCTGAGATCAGCCTTGGTGAAGTGATCTTTGAATGTGCTGCTGAGTTGAATGACTCTGATTCCTCTGTTGAGAGCGGTGGTAAGTATAGTACATACAGCTTTTCAGGGGTTTGTTCTGTAGGTGCAGAAGAAGAAATCCTGAGTGATGAAGAAAGCCCAGAGGATCCAACCACCAGCGTTCATTTCTTCAACATCCTGAACCATGAAG agagttttgatTGTTGCTACACTGTGGGAGAGCTGCTGGGAGAAGGAGGCTGTGGTGCGGTTTATGCTGGTGTTTGTAATGCAGATGGGAAACAG GTTGCTGTGAAATATGTGCTGAAGGACCCCCGCGACAGATTCATCACTATT CCTGGAGAGACGTACCCACTTCCTGTGGAGGTGGCGTTAATGAAGATGGTATTCAAGCCACCTCACTGTAATTCTGTGCTGAAACTACTGGATTGGTTTGACACGCCCGAGCACTACATCCTAATCCTGGAGCGACCCATCCCCTGTATGGACCTCTTTGACTTCATTCAGCAGTTCCCAATGAATGAAGCTGTGGCTCAGCTCATCATGTGGCAGGTGGTTCTGGCTGCAATTCACTGCCATGATTGTGGAGTTTTTCACCGGGACATCAAGCCAGAAAATCTTCTGGTGAACACTGAGACACTGGAGGTCAAGCTGATCGACTTTGGCTGTGGGGACTTACACAAGGAAACAGCGTACACCTCATTTTCAG GCACTGAGTCATACGCTCCACCTGAGTGGATAGTTGAGAAGGAAATGTATGGCTGCCCTGCTACTGTGTGGAGTCTGGGCGTACTCCTGCACACCATAGTTTGTGGAGAGATGCCGTTCGGGGATGAAGTGGAGATTGTTGATGGGGGCCTGGACTTTTTACCTGAACTTTCTGACA CTTGCTACCATCTGATAAGTAGGTGTCTGGAGAAACAGCCTGAAAAACGTCTCAGCCTTAAAGAAATCCTTCAGCATGAGTGGTTTACAGAGAACAGTATGAGGTTAGG GCATCTGCGTGGATGA
- the LOC134304812 gene encoding piggyBac transposable element-derived protein 3-like, with protein sequence MGYIRYPRARMYWSSEDGLRLGIIADAMSVNRYEQILSHLHFVDNYTYQPANTDRLFKITPVLSTLQKTFLAAADPEEFQSIDEQIIPFKGQLSIKQYIPKKPKPWGVKVWVRAGSSGYVYRFEVYQGSANRGHSSGLGMAGDVVMRLCDDIKHKNHKVFFDNFFCSIPLLEALKNMGIYGTGTCRANRVKGASQKLKSEKQLKEEGRGACSVVSTNRNITVTRWLDSSVIHMASTCAGQSPEDVAQRWLKKEQTMISVQRPYSVALYNQHMGGVDLVDQCVAMYPHRRRNKRWYIRVFFHFLDVTVVNAWRLYMMSGLEKMNLLIFKASVARALINTGSLQQSKRGRPSGTPPPAKRRAVTKVPSEVRFSTANHWPKLTQVKNANRCHDAACTRKTKYICIQCRVALCPGCFANFHVA encoded by the coding sequence ATGGGGTACATTCGATATCCTAGGGCACGAATGTACTGGTCCAGTGAGGATGGCCTTCGTCTTGGAATAATTGCAGATGCCATGTCTGTAAACAGATATGAGCAAATTCTGAGTCATCTGCACTTTGTGGATAACTATACATACCAGCCAGCAAACACAGATAGGCTCTTCAAAATAACACCAGTGCTAAGTACACTTCAGAAAACATTCCTGGCGGCAGCAGACCCTGAAGAATTCCAATCAATTGATGAGCAAATAATTCCCTTCAAAGGCCAACTATCAATTAAGCAATACATACCAAAAAAGCCCAAACCCTGGGGAGTGAAAGTATGGGTGAGGGCAGGGTCCTCAGGTTATGTGTACAGATTTGAAGTGTACCAGGGCTCAGCAAATAGGGGTCACAGCAGTGGTTTGGGAATGGCTGGAGATGTAGTGATGCGCCTTTGTGATGACATAAAGCACAAAAACCACAAGGTGTTTTTTGACAATTTCTTCTGCAGTATTCCACTCCTTGAGGCCTTGAAAAACATGGGCATCTATGGCACAGGTACATGCAGAGCAAACAGAGTGAAAGGAGCGAGTCAAAAACTCAAGAGTGAAAAACAACTGAAAGAAGAAGGCAGAGGGGCCTGCTCTGTTGTCAGCACAAACAGAAACATCACTGTCACACGTTGGCTTGACAGCTCAGTCATCCACATGGCATCGACCTGTGCTGGCCAGTCCCCTGAAGATGTGGCCCAAAGATGGCTCAAGAAAGAACAAACGATGATTAGTGTCCAAAGACCCTACTCAGTGGCCCTTTACAACCAACACATGGGTGGGGTGGATCTTGTTGACCAGTGTGTGGCAATGTATCCCCACAGACGTAGAAACAAACGGTGGTACATCCGAGtgttctttcattttttggatGTGACCGTTGTTAATGCCTGGCGACTCTACATGATGTCTGGATTGGAAAAGATGAATCTCCTCATCTTCAAAGCTTCTGTGGCCCGTGCACTGATAAATACTGGCTCCCTCCAGCAAAGCAAAAGAGGAAGGCCCAGTGGAACCCCACCTCCGGCAAAGCGCAGAGCAGTGACCAAAGTACCCAGTGAGGTCAGGTTCAGCACAGCAAATCACTGGCCCAAGCTCACTCAGGTCAAAAATGCAAACAGATGCCACGATGCTGCATGCACACGGAAGACCAAATACATCTGCATTCAGTGCCGTGTGGCACTTTGCCCTGGATGCTTTGCCAATTTTCATGTAGCCTAA